A window of Zalophus californianus isolate mZalCal1 chromosome 12, mZalCal1.pri.v2, whole genome shotgun sequence genomic DNA:
AAATTGAGGGTTGGTCGGCCCCTCAGCAGATTGGAAACGTCTGTTTCAGAGATAAGACCTTTTCCAGAAAGCTGCAGATGAATCTTCATTTGTGAATTCGACTACTTTGGCTCTCAGTTTTTTGTTACCGGCTCCCTAACTAGATAATAACTTGTCTGCAAGGGTGTTTAaacttctttgaatgtttttcGCAGTGCCTATCATAGTGACCCTCTCTGTAGATTTCCATGAAGTTTCTGTTAGAGTTTATGTCATCGCTAATACTGTGTTTGTTTCTGGTCCTCAGTTGTGCCAGTCTGTGATGCCTGTTGGTGTTGAGAAAATCTCCACTGCCCAGAAATATGTTCTAGCAAGACGGCGTTTGGTGAAGTTGATCAACAATCGAGCCAaactcctttctctttgttcttgtaTCCTTAATGGAAACCACAGTGGGAACTTGAATGGTTACCTTTAAGAGAATCTTTAAATGTAGGAACTGTTTATTGATTGTCATTATTTGGGCATCAAAACTGCATGAAAAGGGACATAACTTTTTTTCCAGTAAAATGCCTGATCTGTTTccaaactaaaattttttttcttatcttttagatTTAGTTAGTAATCCTGATAATGTATACAGTCACTGTCTGGACAGGAGGCAGGGACACAGCACCCCCCGGTCCCCACCTCCTTCTTCTCAACACACCTTCTTTGTGGGGGGACACCTTCAGTGGAACCTTTCCCCTCACTATTAGACCGAGGCTGTGGGTACATCACGGAGGTAGTGTGgtctctcctttgttttcctcCTAGGAAACTGGTTTGATGAGATTGTTTTCCTTTAGTCCGAGCTCTCGTAGTTATCATAGAGACCTGCCTATTTATTCTTTGGCGCCATCTGGAGTACTACTTGCTACACTGCACGCCCACGGATTCTCAGGATTCCTTGTTTGCCTCCAGAACCTTATTTAAAAGCAGAAGACTACAAGGTAAACTTTATTCTGAAAATTAGCGAACCATACATACCTATAGATTGCAGTGCCTTGAAAAACTAgttacacttttatttattttttgtgtttctgaGTTACTAAGAGTGGATTGGGCAATCTAGAGCTACTTAGTTATTAGACATAGCTGTTTCTTGTAGTTTACTTCTATTCATGGGAGACTGTGTGGAGCATAAGAACATCTTAGACTCCGCTCTTTAGCTTCTTGCAGTTAAAGGCTGGCCAGCTCCAGAGTCCCCTGGTCTTCAGGTTCTTCCACCGTATGATAGATACATACTTGTAAAGCTGGTTTGTTTGTGTCTTTTATTGCCAGATTCCTTCACTCCAGAAACCAACCTGGATTTTAGAAGTGGACTGACTGGAGTGAGCCAACATGACATAGACCAGGTGAGGTTCTATTCtcatactctttttcttttttgaaaggaaaaaggaaaagcctAGTATGTTAGTATGATGATGATTTTCAGGATTGTGTGCAAAGACCTGATTTTGATTCTGACCTGGCTGCCTAACAGCTCTGGGACTTTGAACGACTTACTTTCGATCCTCCATTTCCTCACCGAAGAAATGGGAACGATAGTTCAGGCTCAAGGAGTTTTGTCAGAATGAAATGAGGTTTCATATGTGAGGCTTCTAGGGCAGTAGTGCCTGGAAGGAACATAGTGAGAGTTCAGTCATTAGTAGGCATCGTGATCCAGAAACTCCCAGTTTCTTTAGATTAACTTTGTGGACTTCTTAGGCACAAAATGTCACTTAGCacttaatttttcagaaaataatttaatggaGAGATTGTGAGCAGCCATTAAAAATTCCATTGCCGGAGACTATAATATGATACAGTATTATGTATTAAGAACCTCTTGACCAGTAATATTGGAACAGAAGAAGAGCATTCCAAAAACAACTAACGTAAAAACCTCACACGAACCTAATAGGAGTCTTGGGAACAAAGCAGTTAGCAGGGTACGTGATGTTAGATAAATGGAATTATAACTAGATCTGCTGCTAGGCATCTGAGTGTCCCTAGCCCTGGTTTGTTAAAGCCTCTGCTTTTCCCTAATCCCTCTTGGTCACTGCCTTTCTTGAAGCTGAAGGTTGGGCTTTATCCAGGAAGGAGCATCCCCCAGACTATACTTAACCAGACGTCATACATAGCGTGCTCTCATCCTAGCCCTGACTACATCTGCCCTTTAAGTGACTTCATAATAGTAATTCGTGTTTTGGCTAGGCTTGTTTAGGGAAGCCAATATTTTAGTGAGGCCATGGGCAGAATTAGCCAAAGAATAGTTCTTCCAGAAGATGTttgataaatatgtgttgaattaaTGACTATTTCTGTTTCATTAGACTGCTCTGTTATAGTTAGAAGAAATGCAGGTTAATAAATAATCTTCTCactctgtgctttgattttactGCAAAACTGAAGGCAGGTAGAGTCATCTAATTTTACACTTAATTTTAGTGTTTCATTATAGTACCAATAGAATCCATCCAAAACTACATATGCATTCTAAATTACatgaattctaaaatgtatacCAGGTTCCTTTCCTcaccttatatattttgaaaataaacgcatgcaaattttttttttaattgaaaaatcaaataaaagtaaaagcttcTTTCCAACTtaccctttgtttcttttccccaaagaCATCCACTCCTAACAGTTTCTTGTATTGCCCTTCGGGAAATGTTTTTGTGTATATGCCCATATATCAACAGCAGCATCTGTAGTTGTTGCTATTTAAGATTTTACACTTTTATACAgacaggaaagagggaaaaacaattcTATACCAATAAATTCTAGCATGGAAATGTGAATGTTTAGTTACTTTGCTGCATGAGAAAGGACCACATTACAAAAATTCAGAGGTATTTTAAATTGGAAgacatagaataaaaaaaatatttgagactgTAATTTTAATAATGACATGTCATCTGTGTTACCTCTAGCTTCAGGCTGACGCCATCAATGCTTTTGGAGAATCACTACAAAAGAAACTTCTGGACATTGAAGGATTATACTCAAAAGTTCGATCTCGCTATAGTTTCATACAAGCTCTTGTCAGACGTATCCGAGGACTGCTGAGAATATCCAGGAACTGAGAGCCTGTGCTCATGCTCTTCTAGGGAAGAGATGAACTGGGGAGAACTGTCCCCTTTTTATAGATTAGTTTGTTTCTAAATTATgaccaaaaaatattttgctatttctttctttatatatggacatcttttctgtaaatttctttGCCTGGTTCCAACCTCactagtaaaaaaataaatactttttaaaaaaagaaacaaaacaaacgtgTGGTTAGTCTTTTGAACTTTTACCTAGAAAATGATCAACATTAATGGGACTCCAACAAATAAAATTTCCACAGTGGTGGTTTTCCCCTAGGGATACAATTCTGAATGTTACATTGAAGGCATAGTCTGAAAACTCTACTGTTTTACCCCTTTGTTGTCTACAGTCCGCTTCTGTGATACTCAGGGTTACTCCACGGAGTGGAGTGGGCAACAAACTATATAGCTATGTTCTTGAACGGAATAGTGTGCTCAGTACTATGAATGTATTACAGAAAAATCCCAAGAAATGAAGCCATCTCTTtcctaaaattgtttttttcttttctgcatgtAAATGATAGTATAATAATTTGCATTTGTTCCTTAGAAATGATTGTGAAATTTCCCAAACTAATCACCTGCTGATATTTCTCATGTAATTAATATGATGGCTACGTTTAGGGCAAAAGAATGTATACAATCACCACTCTACTTCTTGCCCAGTTGTACTTAACGTTCAAGTGACTGCATCATCTCAAAgtccatttttccctttccagCCACCAGTTATTTCAGCCTAATATATAGGAGAGACTGCAGAAAGAGAGTCTTGACTCATGCAGTAGCAGAAAAGTTGTACTTAGTTATGTAGTgttgctctttaaaaaatttttatatcatttccaTGGCTTTTtagcatctttttttattttttttaaaagattttatatatttattcatgagagacagagggggagagagagagagagagaggcagagggagaagcaggctcccaaggagcagggagcctgatgcaggacttgatcccaggaccccgggatcatgacctgagccgaaggcagacgcttaaccatctgagccacccaggcgccctttttagcatctttttaaaagtgctttgtCATTGTTACATTTTGAAGTTAATTTACTGCCCACCACTTAGAAACATTAGTCTTTAGCTGAAAAGCATCCTGCTAATAAATAGAAAggggagtgtgaatgtgtgaataAGTGGGTACACCATGGGGTAGCGACTgtacctctcccccacccccacccactccagTCAGGCCTCTGGACATCCGAACACAGGCAGGAGCCTCAGAAAGGAGCCTGGGGCACAGAATCAAAGCATTCTGTAGACCTTGGGAGTGTGAAGCTAAattgaaaatgaagatttttagatttactaaactttgttttcttgttttcccaTCATTTCTTCCAAAACTCCCAGCAGGCTGGATCGGAAGTTGGACACTGGAGAACgtgtggggagggaaggcaggaaggattGCAGCTGCAGGTGCGCTGCTTAGAAGGCTGACCAAGAATGCGATTTGTATAATAAAGTCGGAGGGAGAAGCTAACAGCCTTGGGGGCTGCAGAGGACACACTGCCTGACTCAGCATGGTTACCTGGGGTGTGGAGAGGGGCTGTTGTGCTCTGCAGCAAAGCAAATGGGATCAAATGTTGTagaactttcattttaaaaaggtttagCATTTAAAGGGAAGGTTCATCTAGTCCTAAAAACTGCTAAATAAGCGTAGGATCTTAAAGCATTGTTTTTACTGAGTTAATCTGTTTGGTGGGATTAGAAAAAAAGAGGTGAGTACCTTCTTTATTACTGCAGTCTTCATAAAATAGTGTTGCATGAGTATATAAGTCTGAACTTTAAGCTATAAAAGCTGTTCAAACACAATTGAGTCTCTTCTAAATATTTGTCTGTTTTCCCAagttaatttgaaaaatgttaactcTTCATAAGAGTTGAAAGAAAAGTACAGTGAACCTGTATACTTTAACCTAGCTTCaccaactgttaacattttgcacatttgctttatctttttttcccttaactgTCTGAAAGTAGGTTGTAGACATTGTGAGCCTTTATCCATAATATTTCAGCAAGTATTTCCTTCCAAATCATAATACCATTATTGCACTTGACATTTGctaataaaatgcaataaataattGTCTAATATTCAGTCTGTATTCAAATTTCAATTGCCCCCCCAATGTActtctagaacttttatttttttacccagAATTAAACCAAGAAtcacacattacatttagttCTGTCATGTTCCCTTCATTCAGAAGCAGTTCCCCTCCCTTTTCAGGGGAGAAGCTGTTTAACCTGACACTTTTAAGCTATTTTGGAAAAGGTCCCacagtttttgtttcttaattcagGTTAAACAGTTTTGGCAAGAATATTACAATTCTATGGGTGATATGCCTTCAGCATATCGTATCAGGAGGTACATATCAGTTTGTCCCATTATTTTAAGCTTGCTCACTTAATTAAGGTAGTGCTTGACACACCTCTCCATTGCAATGAATAATCTATAGGTTGATACGGCAAGACTGTGAACTTATGTTTCCAAAAACCTTTTTAGCCATTGCTTTTTATCATGTATTCAAATTTGAACGATTTGTGTATGGCTTCAATCATACAAATAATAGAATCAATGTAATAAACGTGCAGATACCCACTCTGTCCTCACGTCGTATACTTAATTtgatcaaatctttttttttttttttagtcttgaggtcttctattttctttacatttatcatgccatgaattcatagggaatgggttccagcagttcaggctcctttccattagttctcacaaagtgtgcttctctgggtggggcaggctggggcttcagttgaacccaagtacctttttctttggcttccttctttttctgatcattttccttcacacgcttcaggaagctgtctcggctctttgagtgtttaatatgctcaatgcgtacattaattctcttggcaagaatcttgcccttaactTGTTTGCTTACGACAATGCCAACAGCGTGCTGAGTAACAttgtagactcttccagttttgccatggtaacatttgtggggcattcctttttgaacagtgccccttcccttgatgtccacaatatcacctttcttatagattcgcatgtatgtggccaaaggaacaactccatgttttctaaaaggtctagAGAACATATAGTGGGTACcgctcctctttccctttgtgttggtcattttggcgAATTACTGGAAGATGGCGGTTCCGGCCGAAAAAGCTAATTTCATCAAACCTTTAACCATCTTTGCCccagagttatttttttaaggaaatctgTGGTAGATACAGTTGGGGCTCCTGTGAACTCCCTGATCCCATTCCCCTACTTCTCTCCCAGAGATAAGCTTTGTCAAGAATTCATTGTTGAATTTGCTGTTCATGTTTTATGCTTCCactacatatgtgtgtgtacataagcATTAAAAAGGATTGTTttacagggttttttgttttaagtttttaattccagttaacagcatgttatattagtttcaggggtataggatagtgattcagcacttccatacatcacttggtgctcatcacaagtgcactccttaatccccatcacccatttaacctatCCCTAGTTTTACAGGTTGTTAGTCTTTATATGTGTGTTGTCATACTATGGAACAATTTGCAGTTTGCTTTTTTTGGTTCaacattgtgtttttaataatCCCTCATactcatttattataaatattgaatGGTAGTTACTGCATTTTACAAATACCCTAATTTATGCATTCTATTGTTGGTGCACTGGCATACATTTAAATTCCCagtattttgctattacaaacaatgctgcaatgcTTATCACACGTGTCTCGTTGGATGAGACATAGGACGTGTAGGAAGGCCTCTCTGGATTACATAACTAGAAGTGGAAATCCTGAGAGGgagattaagaattttaaatttcgggcgcctgggtggctcagttggttaagcgactgccttcggctcaggtcatgatcctggagtgccgggatcgagtcccgcatcgggctccctgctcagcagggagtctgcttctccctctgaccctcttccctctcgtgctctctatctctcattctctctctctctcaaataaatagaatcttaaaaaaaaaaagaattttaaatttcactagACGTTGCAGTATTTTTCTCAGTGGTTCCTCCAATTTACTCCCACCCAGGGATTTCCCATATACCTGCtgctcccacacatgcatagttccccctccccccattatcAATATCGCTCACCAGAATGGTATGTTTTTACCAGAGATGatcctacattgacacatcataatcgcCCAAAGCcctagggttcactcttggtgtgtATTCTTtgggtttgggcaaatgtatGACATATATTCATCCCTATaatatacagagtattttcactgccctagaaATCTTACCTTCTGCACTCTGCCTGTTCATTTCTCCATTCCCGCTTACCCCCACCCTCGTAACcagttatctttttattgtccccataggtttgccttttccagaatttcatggacttggaatcatacagtacgtaggcttttcagattagcttctttcacttagtaatatgcatttaagcttcttccagttcttttcatggcttgatagctttttttttttttaagcactgatTTCTAGTCCgctgtctggatgtaccacagttttttAATCCGCTaacctactgaagggcatcttggttgtttccatagATTGAAGTTCAGATTTCTTGGGGTTTAGACCAGCTGGAAAGGGAGTGAAGGCAGAGGGGAGCTCACAGCTTTTAAGAATATGGAACAGCTGAGACTGGAGATCTGGCTAAAATAGAAGAATTGgtaaaataggaaataagattTGGGACTATAATACTTCAAAGGTGGAGCAGGTCCAGTAGATGATAAAGTATGGGTTATGAACATGGTGGTAGATTGCTGAAGTGGTGTGAGGATGAAGGTCATCGGAGGTAAGGAGTCTGGAAAATACAAGTATATGTGGCCTTGGGAGTCACCCATGATCATGATAGCTTGGCAAGGCGAAAAGAAGGCTGTTAGATGCTAAAGGCTTTGGTGAATGAGGGGACCACCTGGGAAGTCAGGAGATCCTGAAGGGATAAAGGGAAAGCATGAATCTTGAAGTGTTTTCATCAGAGGACATTTAAGTAATAATCTCAAAGTAGCAAAAAAATTCTGcccttttcccccctctccttgTGGTTATTTGGGGGTATAAGAGAAAGAACCTTTGAAAACACCTTAGAGGAAAAGGCTTCCTTTCAGGACTTATCTGTGAGAAGGGGTAAGGTTTTATGCAAGGAACTTCAATAAATCCTGTGTTCAGAGCCTGTGCCAAGCACTTGATGGGCACTGAGGATGGAGTCATGAACGGAATGAAATCCTCATCTTCATGGAGCTCACAGTGTGGTGTCTTGCAGCTCAAAATATCTCAGAGGTCACTGGTAGCAGCATCACTTGGAAGCTAGGTAGGAATGCCTAATGTCAGGCCCCAGCTCAGATGTATCAGAATCTGCAGTTTAACAAGATTTCCAGGTGATTTGAATGCACATTAGAATTTGAGGAGCACTGGTCAAGATTTGACTGAGTCTTGTTTTAATCTAGATACATTGGAAAATGAAGTGTGTTATAGCCATCTATCAGCATCTCTCTCTTGGCAGGCACTTTAGTTCAAAGAGATCCCACTCCTCTGGTTATAATTGATGAGAGAGCACCCGACACTAACTTGACCAATCAGCATTCCATTCCCAGGTATTTGAAAATGGTTGGGGAAGAGTGATCCAGTTTTTCTATCGGATCATTTAATGAGTAGACTCCAGTAACAATGGTCATATTctggaaggcagaaaaaaagtcaaaatgagaGGACAATGAAGCAGATGTatggagaaaagcagaaatggagagaaaatgctGCTTAATTCTGGACACCTTTCCCATTCCCCATCGTTGTCCACCTTATCTCCATAACACACTCCCATATGTTTTAAGCTATTATGATTTGGTTTTTATGGTTTGGAACTAGAGTTCTACTTAATATAACAGATAAGGGGTGAATTCAGAAGGCTGAGAGCAAAGTGGTCTCACTTTGGAAGTGTGTGTTAACGGAGGTTGTTGAAGGTTTTGAAGACCAGGAGAAGGAGGTGGCGCACAGTATGATGGGGTAGCTCTGTGTGGAGACAGGATTAGAAGAGAGGTCTTCTAGAGCTCACTGTCCACCCCAGACACATGACAAGCATTTATTGATCCCTCACGTTGTCTCATTTGATTCACATAACAGTTCAACGGGGAGCTGGAATTAGCCccatttacagagaaggaaagcgAACttgagagaggttaagtagccaGGGAGTGAAGGCAGTCATGAATTGGACGCGGCTGTGCCAGATTCCAAAGGCCTCTAGCTTAACCACTTAAGCACCTAGCCTCTATCAAAAGTGCAGGTTACATAGCACACCTGTGGCACTTTTGAAACGtacagctcccctcccctcccacagatTCTGCGTGGGGTCTGGGTAGATCATGTTGCAAAAGCGCCACGAATGATTCTGCTTTGCACCTAGGAATGGGATCCACTGCCTCCTGCAGTCCTTCTAGGTGAGGGAGTCCTAAGCCTGGCTCTGCATCAGAATCGTTGGGGCGCTGGTAGTAATCTAGATCCCAGGCCCGACCCAGGTTTACAGGAGCGGAATTTGGGGACTGGCGTCCTGGATTCTGAATGATCAAATCTGTCCAGCCAGACCTGCCTGGGACTTGAGGCTTCCCCGGGCGCGGGCCTTCTCCCCAGGTCGGCCGGTCCGGGCGGTAATTCCGGGGCGCTCCGCCAGGCGGCGGCGCAGCGCCGCGAGGGGCTCGGGGTGAGGCGAGGCGACGCGAGGCGGGAGGCGCGGGCGGGGCCGGGCGTGACCCGGAAGCCCACGGCGGGTTCCGCCCCTCGTTCGGGGAGAGGCAGGCTCGGACCGGCCCACCGAGCCGCCGCCGCCCTTAGCGCCCTCCTCGCCGCCGCCATGCTCCAGTTCCTGGTGAGGGGAGCTGCCCAGGAGGGGCCGGGGGTGGGTCCGGGGCCCGTCCAGCCGGCCTAGGTCCGGGTTTCGGGGGGTCTGGGCGTGTGTCCGGGTCCCCGCGGCGCCCGCTCGTCGCCTGTCGGGGTGGGCTGCGGGGTTTGGTGTCTGCCGGGCCCAAGCCCCTTGGCCAGTACTTGTGCAGTCGTCCGAGTCCCTCAGACCTGGAGGTGTCAGCGGGCATTTTCACAGCCACTTCTGTGCCGTCCCGGCAGGCAGTGGGTGATCCTCGTGTTAAAGCTTTTGGGGCCCCAGGGCTTGGTAGGCTCCCCTgtcctgcccccacaccccagccGTCCCTGCTGGTAGGTTTTCTGGGAACGCGGGAGGCCGGGAGGGCCAGCCCTGAACTCTAAGTTAGTAAGCCACCTCTCGAGGCGCGGAAACACAAGGGCAGAGTTGGAGGCTTCGGGGAGCCCTCGTCAGGTCTTTTATGGCTTCCAGACTTTGAGGATGGCTGGTTGCTGGCATGAGTCAGACCCCGGTGTGCACGGAACTCCTCCAGGGGGCTCGTTTTGGGGGGAAATGAGTGCTACTGTGAGTAAACAAATTCTATCCCATGGCTCTTTATTCCGGTTAAAAACTGGCTTTCTGGCACAGCCGAGTGTATTTCAAAGGTTGCCTGGTAAAGGTTTCCGGAGGGCTCGCCAAACATTGCCAAGTCCGAGTCTTTCTTCCAAGTGTTTGTTGCCTTCCGATCTTGATGCTTCCTACCTCTCGTTCTGATGAAGAGGCAGGTGAACGTTCCAGTTACCTTCCAGGTGGCCAAATGGAGCGCTCTGGAGAGGAGATGCCCTCCGGGATGTTACGTATTTTatcaaagagaattttttttaaagtgccccCTTTGTCTTTTTTGAGGTggtaattgattttttaaatccttaggAGGAAAGAGGTATCCTTGACATAAATTGCCCAACAAAGACAGGGCTGTTCTTTTGCCTCTGGAAGTTTCTCCAGTGCCCTAAGTAGGAGTCAGTAGAAATAATTACTGCCTTTTAGTTGTAGGAAACACTCAGGTTAAAAACAGTAtcagcccaggggcgcctgggtggctcagtcgttaagcatctgccttcagttcaggtcatgatcccagggtcctgggaccgagccccgcatcgggctcccgcgggaagcctgcttctccctctcccgctccccctgcttgtgttccctctcttgctgtctctctctgtgtcaaataaataaataaaagcaaaaacaaaaaaacagccccAAAGTGTAAGATGATAGCATTGAGCCTAGTACAGCTGTAGCTCATTGACAGACTGAGAGGACGTtgattaattacttttttttttaagatctagggttgccttttttttttaggatttaagaTTGCTTATCTATTCCTTTCATTGTTCATGCCTCCGGGGATTAAAATATTTGCCCCTCATCCTGGTCTCAGAAACTTGTTCCTGTGGTCCTGCTGCCCTTTGCTTTTACTGCAGAGGCTTCCTTAAGGTTTTGCTACAGTAGTAAGGAAACTTTGGAAGCTTTTGAGGGGAAGCCTGACAGGAGGGGAGCTCTGTGCATACTGCCTGTCGGACTGTTACTGGCACCAGCTACTGCTCTTGGTACCTTTAAGCACGACCTCCTTAATCCCTCCTCCCTTGGCTTTTGGATCGTTTGTGTCTGTATTTTCTGACATTCTTTAACATTATAACACACGTGGATTTATCTTTATGGAAGAACCCGTGAAGGTGACTGGCTCGGGTGCTGGCCCCTCCAAGGGCTGAGGGGATCAGTATCTTGGTGCAGCAGCTGGGAAGGGGCCCTATCTAATCGCGCCTGTTTGTGCTGGctgcttttcccttcttttggttACTAGGTTTTTCTCAGGGCTCAGTCCTTGACTCTCTGCTCTTTCCTCCAACCCCCCCCTCAGGGACTGTGTTCCTTGCCATGCTGTCACCTTTCCTCTGCTGCTGCTTCCAGGACTACCTTGCGTCCCTTTTTCTGAGTTCCCCAGTTGGCTGTCCTCTCTTGTCCGCTGAACATC
This region includes:
- the LOC113911456 gene encoding 60S ribosomal protein L21-like, whose protein sequence is MTNTKGKRSGTHYMFSRPFRKHGVVPLATYMRIYKKGDIVDIKGRGTVQKGMPHKCYHGKTGRVYNVTQHAVGIVVSKQVKGKILAKRINVRIEHIKHSKSRDSFLKRVKENDQKKKEAKEKGTWVQLKPQPAPPREAHFVRTNGKEPELLEPIPYEFMA